A window from Salvia miltiorrhiza cultivar Shanhuang (shh) chromosome 2, IMPLAD_Smil_shh, whole genome shotgun sequence encodes these proteins:
- the LOC131011329 gene encoding peptidyl-prolyl cis-trans isomerase FKBP62-like: MDFEMDDDFEFPAAGSNEMDAGNDVDLPEVNPIMKVGEEREIGKNGLKKKLLKDGESWQNPNSGDEVEVHYVGTLLDGTMFDSSVDRGIPFIFKLGEGQVIKGWDEGIKTMKKGEKALFTIPPELAYGESGSPPTIPPNATLQFEVELLSWTSVKDICKDGGIFKKVLVEGQGWQNPNDLDEVYVKYEAWLEDGTIVSKEDGVEYTVKDGYFCSALSKAVKTMKKGEKALLTVKPQYGFGEKGKPVSGDEGNVPPNASLQINLELVSWKTVSDITKDQKILKKILKEGEGYDRPNDGATVHVKLIGKLHDGMVFLRKGYDDEPPFEFRVDEDQVIDGLDRAVRTMKKGEVALVIIQPEYAFGQSGSTQELAVVPGNSTVHYEVEMVSFVKEKESWDMNTEEKIAASGKKKEEGNIWFRAGKYERASQRYGKAVGFIEYDSSFSEEEKEQAKVLKVSCNLNDAACKLKLKKYKEAEKLCTKVLEVDDKNVKALYRRAQAYINLVELELAKKDIKKALEIDPNNRDVKLEYKILMEKVKEYNRKEAQFYGSIIAKMSKLEQATSSGPAAKQGLVSMAIDRLRRLILGGRLSEKASQTVALVKTDQRVMMICLSLLMILAAVVVPLLLYIKI; the protein is encoded by the exons ATGGATTTCGAAATGGATGATGATTTCGAGTTTCCAGCTGCTGGAAGCAACGAAATGGATGCAGGAAACGATGTTGACCTTCCAGAGGTAAACCCGATCATGAaagtgggagaagagagagaaatcggGAAGAATGggctgaagaagaagctccTCAAAGACGGCGAGAGCTGGCAGAATCCTAATTCGGGCGATGAAGTCGAAG TTCATTATGTGGGTACTTTGCTGGATGGGACTATGTTTGATTCCAGCGTCGACCGTGGCATTCCCTTCATATTTAAGTTAGGAGAAG GTCAAGTTATAAAAGGATGGGATGAAGGAATCAAAACTATGAAGAAAGGTGAAAAGGCTCTCTTTACCATTCCTCCTGAGCTTGCCTATGGAGAGTCTGGATCCCCTCCAACCATACCTCCCAATGCAACCCTTCAGTTCGAAGTAGAGTTGCTATCTTGGACGAGTGTGAAAGACATATGCAAGGATGGCGGTATCTTCAAGAAAGTTTTGGTTGAAGGACAGGGCTGGCAAAATCCTAATGACCTTGATGAAGTATATG TTAAATATGAAGCTTGGCTTGAAGATGGAACAATAGTGTCGAAAGAAGATGGGGTGGAATATACTGTGAAAGACG GTTATTTCTGTTCTGCTCTTTCCAAAGCTGTGAAGACGATGAAGAAAGGAGAAAAAGCACTGTTGACTGTGAAGCCACAAT ATGGATTCGGAGAAAAGGGCAAACCAGTCAGCGGTGATGAAGGCAATGTTCCGCCCAATGCGTCTCTACAAATTAATTTGGAATTGGTGTCCTGGAAAACAGTATCTGATATTACCAAAGACCAAAAAATTCTGAAAAAGATCTTGAAGGAGGGAGAGGGTTATGATCGTCCAAATGATGGTGCCACTGTACATG TTAAGTTGATTGGCAAGCTGCATGATGGAATGGTCTTTTTGAGAAAAGGCTACGATGATGAGCCGCCATTTGAGTTTAGGGTGGATGAAG ATCAAGTAATAGATGGACTTGATAGAGCTGTAAGGACCATGAAGAAAGGAGAAGTTGCCCTTGTAATAATTCAGCCTGAATATGCATTTGGGCAGTCGGGCTCTACACAGGAGCTTGCTGTCGTCCCTGGAAATTCTACTGTACATtatgaagttgagatggtttcCTTTGTTAAG GAAAAGGAGTCCTGGGATATGAACACAGAAGAAAAGATTGCAGCTTCagggaagaagaaggaggaggGGAACATATGGTTCCGAGCAGGAAAATACGAGCGAGCATCTCAGAGATATGGAAAA GCTGTGGGGTTTATTGAGTATGACTCCTCTTTCAGTGAGGAAGAGAAGGAACAGGCCAAAGTGCTCAAAGTCTCGTGCAATCTTAATGATGCAGCTTGCAAATTAAAACTGAAGAAGTACAAGGAGGCGGAAAAACTATGCACTAAAGTGTTAGAAGTTGATGATAAGAATGTTAAAGCACTTTATAGAAGGGCACAGGCATATATCAATTTGGTTGAGTTGGAATTGGCCAAAAAAGATATCAAGAAAGCACTTGAGATAGATCCAAACAACAG GGATGTGAAATTGGAATACAAAATTCTTATGGAGAAAGTGAAGGAATATAACAGGAAAGAAGCACAGTTTTATGGTAGTATTATTGCTAAGATGAGCAAGCTGGAGCAAGCTACATCTTCT GGGCCAGCAGCAAAGCAGGGCCTAGTATCAATGGCTATAGATA GATTGAGGAGATTGATTTTGGGTGGACGGTTGTCCGAAAAAGCTTCCCAAACAGTGGCTCTAGTGAAGACTGATCAAAGAGTGATGATGATTTGCTTGTCCCTGTTGATGATACTGGCTGCAGTTGTTGTTCCTTTGTTGTTGTACATAAAAATCTAG